A single window of Ischnura elegans chromosome 8, ioIscEleg1.1, whole genome shotgun sequence DNA harbors:
- the LOC124163688 gene encoding uncharacterized protein LOC124163688, with translation MVYFAQLDESVSPRVEPTDIGHNLFDQLDMTLNGDSMVERCIEEDKSSNREIFSHITEKLQEKLQFPDRNSFERAKGQAGEKCSCDSLPSPAETFDVIFKGESWLRETLETALVDREPGPPVSRAVADASQPLEEQGESAIDAKEKSSPKIQGSIGAEGKDALSVNVSSSCAAECVDGGGNVGPVESSVEVKATEPKTDIPGKKKRKAGSELKARRKPPRHWPLPNQSRVATRANPHTLLLADIHEETCPVRRWSCSGRPDRPEYPACMEGVLEAPPETESLTEVEDDDSSSSEAASDAAPSETPDDDSYTSRLESCIVPGTLEAVVTFCRTSPLLPAPLKPQPDHLRALLHDSCVLQCILRGVQPSDLAEYLDSAYSGNGVSDFRDLSDVALFTVE, from the exons ATGGTTTACTTCGCACAATTGGATGAATCTGTCAGTCCCCGGGTTGAGCCCACGGACATCGGGCATAATTTGTTCGACCAGCTGGACATGACTTTGAACGGTGATTCCATGGTGGAAAGATGCATTGAGGAAGACAAGTCGTCGAATCGAGAGATTTTTTCGCACATCACTGAAAAGTTAcaggaaaaattacaatttcctgACCGGAATTCATTTGAGCGTGCAAAAGGACAGGCTGGAGAGAAATGCAGTTGCGATTCGTTGCCGAGTCCGGCGGAGACATTCGACGTTATATTCAAGGGCGAGTCTTGGCTGCGAGAAACACTGGAGACGGCCCTCGTGGATAGAGAACCCGGGCCACCAGTGTCCAGGGCTGTAGCGGATGCCTCTCAACCACTCGAGGAGCAAGGAGAATCAGCGATCGATGCGAAGGAGAAGTCCTCGCCGAAGATTCAGGGTAGCATCGGTGCAGAGGGGAAGGACGCTCTAAGCGTGAATGTTTCGTCTTCTTGTGCAGCTGAGTGCGTCGACGGCGGTGGTAATGTGGGACCCGTGGAATCTAGCGTCGAGGTGAAAGCAACAGAACCTAAGACCGATATCCCGGGCAAGAAGAAGCGAAAGGCTGGCTCCGAACTGAAG GCGCGTCGGAAGCCGCCTCGACACTGGCCCCTGCCAAACCAGTCTCGCGTGGCGACCAGAGCGAACCCACACACCCTGCTCCTCGCCGACATCCACGAAGAGACCTGCCCCGTGCGTCGCTGGTCCTGCTCCGGCCGACCAGACAGACCCGAGTACCCCGCGTGCATGGAGGGCGTCCTGGAGGCCCCACCAGAGACCGAGAGCCTCACCGAAGTTGAAGATGACGACTCGTCTTCGTCAGAAGCAGCCTCGGACGCGGCGCCATCCGAAACCCCGGACGATGACTCCTACACCTCCCGCCTAGAGTCTTGCATCGTCCCCGGAACCCTGGAGGCCGTCGTGACTTTCTGCCGGACTTCCCCTCTGCTCCCGGCCCCGTTGAAACCCCAACCGGACCACCTTCGGGCCCTACTGCACGACTCCTGCGTCCTGCAGTGCATACTCAGAGGGGTCCAACCCTCCGACCTTGCAGAATACCTGGATTCAGCATACTCCGGGAATGGTGTCTCGGACTTCCGCGACTTGAGTGACGTGGCTCTGTTCACAGTAGAGTGA